One Primulina eburnea isolate SZY01 chromosome 4, ASM2296580v1, whole genome shotgun sequence genomic window, attttttaaaaaaagaatcgTCCAAACTTCATACAGTCTAGCAACTCCTTCTATCGTTTGGATATGATTAATAGCGACGTTGTTTTATAGTGtgaaaaatatcaaaaaaataaaaatattatgctTTGggttatataattatatatatttaattgtaTTAAATTGATGAAAATTGAGTTTAAATGATATGATGAATGTGTAAATAGGAAAATAAAATAGAGGAAAAATAATACTTATAAATATGGCATCGCATTTAAGGTTGAACATTTTCAcataattgatttatcttacatttatttttcttgttttaatgatctataatcatcaacattttttttataaatttctaatttaaaataaatgattatAGCTCTCATCTTTTTGGTTACTAAAGATCTTATATTTTTTATCGATGTTAAAATTAGCATACATATATAAAATAAGATATGATTCATTAATATTCGAACTATTTTTTAGTCCATTATTTCCATAAACATGTATGTTTCTGCTTTTCATCAAGAATACTTTTTAACTTCCAATTAAGTACTTCTTTATTTTGTTCTCAAAAAAATGAATTACAGTCTCACATATCTTTATCAGTGAAATGGGTCAACCATATCCacattacaaaaaattaatattttttaatggatgactcaaataaaatattcgttTGACAAAATTAATCTGTAAAACCGTATGATAAGAGTTATTGTATTTTCAATTAACTAAAAGAAAGAAATAAGAAACAAAATCCTCTCAAACGGACCCCAATGAAATAAAATTCCATTGTTGAGATATATATTGGGGAATACCCAAGCGGGCCAAACCAAACAAAGTCATCGTAGTTGGGCTtccaatatattattttataattggGCCTAATCAAAATAGCCCAGCCAGTTTATCAATATGGGCCGGACCAACTTAAAACATCTCAAAAGTACCCAACACTCCAATATACTTCTatgattaaatatattaaataattaattgtcTTTAAATTGTTGTGATTTTACGTGAAACTTATTCAAATTTCATTTCTAATCCATCCGGATATAGTCATGATATCAATCGAGTTCGATtctatttacaataaaaaaaatatttttaatttaaaaaataatatattttcataaatatccaaaaaaaatatttatctcataaaattaagaTATAAAACTATATTACAGgaatttttgttcaaaatttaaccGAAAACTTTAGACCAAACTTTAGGTTAGATGAGATCACGCTGCTGATGTTGACTGTGAGCGAAGAGTATTGATATTACTTTCCCAGACGGGTTCGAGAATGGATACATTAATCTCATATCTGTCCCGAAATATTTCGGAGATTTTAaaaaatccccgaacccgaaaaaatcggAAATATCCGTCTCCATTTCGGGTTTTCTCCACAGAATCCCAAACTCGTGGAGAAAATTACCATCCCTAACGACGACCACTGAAACTACCGTCTGGcccttatttttaatattaacttCAGTCAGACCAGTTCCatcttttcaaatttcaaaatcatctcaatttttttcaattttctaTGATAAATTGAAAGTGTTGCGTGATATttccaaatttttgaaaatatccaAACATAtggtaaaatataaatttataacttataaaatattttattctataatatttcattttgtGTATTTGATGATTAACAATCGACAGATTTCAGATTGCTGGttgttatttaataaaaaataaaataggtttaataaaatattaaacggGCATTATTATCTACAACTTAAGtacaaatattatattaatatataatgtttGTATATTAAAATACTATTTCACAgctgtcaaaaaaaaaatactatttCACAACTCACAaatgaattaataattttaaaaatcacattactatatttttaaaaaaatagatttaataattttttaataaaaaacaaATTATATGCATAAAAAAATCTAGATGATTTGATCTCGTTTCTACAAATTAATTCAACCTGCAGTATCGCGAGGCATTACAAATGCTAGATGGTTTGATCTCGTTTTCGCCCAAACTATCGATACAGAACCAGAAAACAAATATTTAGCAATGTCAAAAGTTTAAAGATGGAAAAAGATGATGGGGACAAGAATTTGGAAGAGCGCACCCACCAGCATTTTTTTACTTGCAAAGGCCGCAAACCAACAAACAGAAGTACATATCACGAGCATCGAATCCGCTCTCAATGCATATGTTTTCTTGGCTGGTAAGACTGTATGGCATCAAGAAGTGCGGTAAATCAAGCCTGCAATTGGTGTGGCCTGCTTGTGTGAATAAAGCTCCATGTACAGCATGCAACCTTGGAAGCTGTGAAATCTTCACAGAAGGATAATTGACCTTCGCTTTGGCTATAATAAAAGAAGAAAGATAAGGCATCAGAACCATTAATCATTCCCAAAATGTTTCAGCTTTACATACGCCTAAATTTGTAGTTAGAAACTGGTTGATtcagaagtagtatccaatacACAAggtgttaagattggaacttgaacctaactcaaccccaaaggaggattgtccaagccaatatatgccactcaaaggttatttatccaaccgatgtcggacaattaacacacccctctcacgcccaggaatgaacatctggagcgtggagtttacaaatgatccaattatgggcagaacgggtggcagtccaacacataacggtgaaacccgggctctgataccatgttaagattggaacttgaacctaactcaaccccaaaagctagctctagGGGAGAGGATTGTCCAGgccaatatatgccactcaaaggttatttatccaaccgatgtgggacaattaacacaagGAGCATGGATTGGTGCATTCGTGGATTGGTTAATCCTTAGGCAGTTAGGTAGGTACCctcaatttttaaaaaacaaagaaCACAAACCCACACCATATTGGATCAAATGTTCGTCACAAGGAAATGATTATCTTAACAATGTCTTCTAAACATCACCACACTAGATACGCAAATGACGATACATACAGTTGAACCTTTCACGATAAGCAAAAGGCCAACTTGATCTATTATAACATCAAGTAGGtccgaatttaaaaaaaaaaacacccgACAAAAGTTGGGCTTGATGAGGAGATTGCAATGCTTACATATGTCTTTTCAACCTCTTCAATGAATTTCTCAGGGTAATCGAAATACTTAGCAcattctttctttatttctgCCGAAAGAGTTCCCTCACCAGCCTTTTCAAGATTCCTTATTAAAATGGTCAAGGCTAGCTTATCTGGATCGCAACCTGAAGCCTTCATCAGCTCATAAGCATTCATTGCTTTGTTTACCATTCCTACTTTGAAATATGCTCCAATCATCTCAGTGAAGGTCCTCGTGTCAGGTTCTAAGCCTTCGTTCCTCAGCTCCACAAAGAGCTGTTCAGCCATCGCAATCATTTTGTTCTTACCCAACATCATTATCATTTGGTTGAACAGAGATAAATCCGGTGCATACCACACCTCCTTTCTCACAAAGTCAAAGACCTGAACCGTCAGTAAATTTCAGATAACccacatttaataaaataaaaacctcCATTAGGGGCCATAAGAACACAAGTGCACGCTCAGTGAATAATGTGATCTGCAAATCAAGAAAATTTAACACTACATCACACCTCAAATGTCAAAAACAGATCGAATAAACTATGGATTCACCAGTTAAGAGTACAATATTAAGATTGATCACGACAAAATATTAAATCAAATCCCAAAACCTGGAGAAACACTTTGACTAATCCTAATATAAAGCAATTAAACTTTTTGCATTATTCAACTGTTGAGGATCACCATAAATCCAGTGCAATAACTTAGAAAGTTTGCATAAACGGCAGTATCACATATGTTAACAAGGATATACTAATGCTTTTATAAGACAAATCAAGCAGCAAATTCAACAAATCTCTACAGAGCTTGACCGTGAAAATCAAGAAACGAGACCATCAAGAATTCAAGAGACGCGGAAAAAACTTCAAATTGACGAACAATACCTCGAGGGCTAGATCCAATTCATTTTGCCTCCGCAATTCAGCCAACGTATCCAACAAATCATCCTTCAAAAGCCGGCTGACTTTTGTGCTGAAAACATGCTCCAATTTAGAAGAGTTTTGGGCCAATTTCAGGCACTGAACTGCTTGAATGGCCTCAGTGGAGATCACCCGTTTCCTCCACAGGGGTTTCCGTGGCCCATTTCTCAAACCACAGGCGATTCTCGGTGTGTTTCGTGCGTGAATAAAGGTGGAAGTTTGGGGCTTTTCGCAGAAAACCAATTGAGACAACTTAAAACTCATCATTCAAGAAGAAAAAGCAGCCTCTGTTTCGAGCAACCCGGGGTTTCATACAATTTGAGGAGATTCGGTACCCGCACACTATTTCTAATCAAAGCCATATATTAGCAGAAATTgcaacttttatttttttaatttaatggaGGCTGAAGAACAATATCAAGCTTAGGAAAGGAAATCAAACCTGATAATCCATCGAAACTTCAGTGTTGTATTCAATCTAAACTTTTAAtggtttttaatgatttttttaaaaggtGGACTTTCGTGGAGTTATGGATTTTGATTGACTTTTATAGAATCTCATGGAATTGTAAAACATATTTCATAGACTTTTATAGactttttttcaagatttttgtagacttttgtaaacttttataattgtgatttatttttttattaatttcttttaaataattattggacatgtataacctattaaattttaaattttttttatttatgaaaatgtaaataaattttacttatttaaaggttaaataaatttaatttgtgaaaaacggcaaatgaactatccaatttattgaaatcaaaatttcaattctttatgtcaattcaacatattaatgaacaatatttttataagttcataataaattttattaaaatgaataatttatgaaatacaataatcataacgattcaagaaaaaaaacaacaattcatctatttttacacataaatattggcaatataataaattcaagattGACCAATCATACCTTTGaatagaagaaatttttttgaGATAGAAGAACCCTAGAGATgacttgagatagaagagagatagcgtatttttcaaaaaagaaaGTCCATCAAAATCTTTGGTATAGGTGGAAGAATATTTTAGATTTTCTGCAATTGTACATAAGGCTTCAAGGTTTTTAcatgaataataaaataagaatCCTTGAAAATCTATGGATTTTTGGATACCTCTTGACTTTtgtagagttttaaaaagtcaagtttgaataccacgtgactttttaaaactttacCAAAATCCATGTTGAATACCACTAAACATATATAGAGTCCTTAAAAATTTagattgaatacctctagattttaaaattccataaaagtcattaaaagtttagATTGAATACACCCCTTTTATTGGATACCAAAATCTTAGTGAGTCTactgtgagacgatttcacgaattccataataaaaagtaatattttttatagatgacccaaataaaagatccatttcacaaaaaaaaagACTCGTGATcatctcacacaattttttactCTAAAATTTTAGTTTAAAAAGTGGTTTTTTTGAATAAGTatactaaaatatttttgtttttatttttaaatataaataaaaacaaaaaaatttaaaattttattttaaaaccctTTTTAATGTGGATCAAACTAGACGATTGATTGAACATAGGGTAAACATTTTTGTCATGGACCCTAGGCTTTAACTACTTGTACTAGATCCTTATCTAAATATATGTGGTAATTTATTAGTATgatattgtttattttaaacataaatCTCATAATCTCGTCGACGATCTTCCATATTTATATATGATCTTCTTCATTTATTTTCAATCCGAGAATTTGGTTTCATTCCATATTATGTATATTCGCGTCCTATTTTTCATGATTTATTCATGCGAACAAGTTGTATAGCGAAACACATCGTTTCAGAAAATCAGATATATTAAACTTTGTATATGATGTTACATGATGGAGCAGGAATTGACATTTTCATCACTGAAAAGGGCAGCATACTTCTCTTCATGGGCATTTGGGCTTGGGAACGCTTGAACAACGTTTCTTACATAGCCGGGCGGCGCCTTCTTGTCGTAGACTTGAGGTGCATAAGGGTAATATGTCAGGTCGTACTTTACGTACGGCCACATCTCCGCCGCCTTCCCGGTGCTCCTCACTTTGCTCAACACCTTCTTCGGATCCACGTTTCCATTCACCGTCACCCGACTTTCTTTCCTATTTACATCCACTGATTTTGCACCTGATCATCAAATACAACCCAACATATTTAACCTCCTGTTTGGTTGGTAGAGCGATCGCAACAAAAACACGATGATCCATATcgagattatatactatttaaACTATTTCATTGATAAAATCACTAAAAGAATAGGAATAAGTGGTCTAAATTGAACCATATAGAATGATAAAGACATCATATATAGCTATatattaatcatctttttagGAACTAATTGatgataataaaattttaaatatatactatgtatttattttttaaaaaaatagcagTAAAGATTTATGAGATATTCCATCTGTATTTATGGAagataatttatttatatgcaaagtttttgtttttataCTAAATATTTAATTGAATAACGAACATCATTCCAATGCAATTACATGTATATCACTATTAAGTATCCGAGAAGAAAACTCCCAAACGCGTGGAAATCgacatataatatttttttatatacatattttaatatatccAAAAGCAAAATATGGGGAAAAACACCAAGAAAACCCATGCCATGAATATCATTTAATATCGAACTATACATtagttaaaagttttaaattataaattttcaatttggatatcatatttattaataaaattacaTACTTTATAGTAGAAGAATAATATTCATAGATTATGGGAAGCTAAGGTAACCACGTCTGACCTCTCATGGAAGAAACTGCATTTCTAATCCGCCTTTCGCATCCTTCACAGTCCATTTTCACCTTTATTTCAACCGTCTGCAGATATATAAACAACAGTTATGATATGTTATTCACCTACCGTGCTTATCAATGAACtgacatttatttatttgatgTAAAATTTggatatatttcatcacatccaatagaTGAGTGACACCTTATTtatgaacggtcaaaaacatatTAAAGTTTTAcatatctatctatatatatagatatatatattacCCTCATTGGCTTGCGCTTGCTCTTTCTTGTGCTCGTAACTTCAAACACATCCGAAATATGATCAAGAAAACCCATTTTTTCTGTATATTTTGTTGAGTTTTCCTTCTTTTTTCCCCCTTCTTTTGAATTAATGGGGTTGGGGCTTGGGAGAGAGGGACTAGGGAGAGCAGGTGCTTTGATTTAGCTCTTATTTTGTGTGTAAaccctctatttatagacgcaAACACGTAAGACATATTTACCTATTTATTGGATTTggtatattatttaatattcatttatttatttattttactttgtgaaataattaattactAATTATATAGTATAAAGCTACAACATATGAGGATGACAGGAAGACAGACGATGTCATTTGTATCACCTAATTATTTGTCTCACAGATTCCAGATAATTAATCAAGGAATTGCTTTACTTGCCGTATAATTAATTACTTTTTAAATAAGATTGTTTattcaaatttaattaatattatatatttaaaaattcgaaataatttaattatgggG contains:
- the LOC140830489 gene encoding protein THYLAKOID ASSEMBLY 8, chloroplastic-like, translated to MMSFKLSQLVFCEKPQTSTFIHARNTPRIACGLRNGPRKPLWRKRVISTEAIQAVQCLKLAQNSSKLEHVFSTKVSRLLKDDLLDTLAELRRQNELDLALEVFDFVRKEVWYAPDLSLFNQMIMMLGKNKMIAMAEQLFVELRNEGLEPDTRTFTEMIGAYFKVGMVNKAMNAYELMKASGCDPDKLALTILIRNLEKAGEGTLSAEIKKECAKYFDYPEKFIEEVEKTYPKRRSIILL
- the LOC140829655 gene encoding heavy metal-associated isoprenylated plant protein 21-like, whose amino-acid sequence is MGFLDHISDVFEVTSTRKSKRKPMRTVEIKVKMDCEGCERRIRNAVSSMRGAKSVDVNRKESRVTVNGNVDPKKVLSKVRSTGKAAEMWPYVKYDLTYYPYAPQVYDKKAPPGYVRNVVQAFPSPNAHEEKYAALFSDENVNSCSIM